Part of the Leptospira terpstrae serovar Hualin str. LT 11-33 = ATCC 700639 genome, GTATTAGAAATATTATCTTCCATTGGATTTGACAGGCTCGGCTCTTTACAAAAAAAAATTCCTCAAATTACAGAGAATCCAGATGAGTACTTTGTTAAACTAGGTTTGGTTTACATTCAATTTGCTGTTAAAAATCCAAATTACTATAGGCTCATGTTTCAGACAAAAAGATCGAATGAATCATCAGTCTTAAAACGATCTAAAATAAAATCTTACGCTATTTTAGTACGAGGTTGTAGATTCTACTTAAAAGCAAAACGGAGAAAAGACAACCGCAGAAGTTTTGCTCTGATGGCTTGGTCTTTGGTCCATGGTTATAGCAATTTATGTATAGAAACTGACTTTCCTGATACCGAGAGCAGAACACTTAAAAAATCTAAGATGGAAATAGCTGAAGACATCTTACGTTTTGCTATTTAAGTAAAAATACTCTGCTTTTTAGAGTCTGAGCGCTTCAAATTTTTCCAAAAATTCAGATTTTTCTCTGACAAATTTCATTGGATTTTCTTTACCATATTCACAATAATACACCATTTGTTGGCCATCGTTCGCATTGGTGCAATTTTTGGCTTCATCCAACTTTAGATATAAATTCCCCGTTTTTTTATGTTTATAAACTAACATTAAATCTCCTCTTCATCACAACATTTTTAGGTCATCAATTACATTTGAGGTATTTTCCATAAGGGAATATTGTTTTGAGTTTCCATCCAATTTTTCCAAATCAAATTTAAAGCGCCTTGTAAGGATTCTGGTGAGGGTAGATTGGAAATTTGGGAGTGGGTAGATTTTGATAGAGTCCTTTCACTCCAACTTTTGAATTCTTCCCAAGGACTTTTTTTTTGTACTTTATTTTGTACCTCTAATGTACTGATAAAGGAGGGCTGAATTTTTTCCAAACCTGCATTGGAATTTTTGGTAGGACGGACCTGGAGAGTTTCTACAACTTCTTTCA contains:
- a CDS encoding TetR/AcrR family transcriptional regulator translates to MKRVSYHHGDLKNSIIKSCHKLLQKKGAADFSLREVATLSGVSHAAVYRHFQDKEEVLEILSSIGFDRLGSLQKKIPQITENPDEYFVKLGLVYIQFAVKNPNYYRLMFQTKRSNESSVLKRSKIKSYAILVRGCRFYLKAKRRKDNRRSFALMAWSLVHGYSNLCIETDFPDTESRTLKKSKMEIAEDILRFAI